The DNA region GGATCAAATTCAACCTTTCTTTTGCCTAGCCCTGTTTCAACAATAATATTTCCCTTAACATCAGGAAAATCATTAAAAGGTATAGTGACAGTTATCTTTCCACCTGTACCATATATGGTAACCTCTTGTTGATTAGAAGTCTGTGTCCCCACTGTGAATAGACACCTAGCAGTACCAAAATCAAGAATACCTGAAGTAAGTACATCTGTACTAAATTCTTGGTCTTCTTCTGCTAACGCTATTACTTTCCTAGGTTCCTCATCTAATAGATATCTGGCTGTAGAGATGGCATAACATCCTATATCATAAAGAGCACCGCCTCCATAGGCTTTAATATTTCGGATATTTTTTGAATCCTTATTATTATATGTAAAAATTGAATGAATAGCAGTTACTCGCCCAATCCCACCAGTTTTAACAATTTCCTTTGCTCTATTCCATTTAGGATGAAACCGATACATAAAGGCTTCCATTAACTTTACATTTCTTTCCTTGACATATGCAGCAACTACTTTAGCTTCATCAGCGTCTAAGGCTAGTGGTTTTTCACAAATAATATGTTTCCCTGCATCTGCACATTTTTTAATCCATTCAGCATGCATATGATTAGGTAGTGGAATATATACAGCTTCAATTTTTTTATCTTGAAGAAGCTGATCGTATGAATCATAAAATACAGGGATATTCCATTCTTTGCTTGCTTTTTTTGCTTTCTCTTTATTTCTAGACGCTATGGCATAAACTTCTATTTGATTGGAATGCTGAAGTGGTAAACAACATCTAAGAAAAAAGTGGCCCGAAACCCCAAGTACACCTATTTTCATTTTCATAACAGATTCCTTCCTTTCTTTTTTCTAATTATACCTCATGGGTGCTGAGAATGAAATGCATTTTATTAATAACTTCATTAAGCTAGTCTTAAAATAATACTATCTTAATGATTGGCTAATTCATCTAACGCATCATCACAAACCCTGAATACTGTCCATTCATCCATAGCTTCCGCACCAATACCATAATAGAATTCAACCGAAGAAGTGTTCCAATTTAAACACCACCACTCTAGGCGACCACAATCACGTTCTTTGGCTAGACGCGCCAGATAGGAAAGCATCTCTTTACCTATGCCCTTTCCTCTCATCTCTGGTTTTACATATAGGTCCTCAAGATAAATCCCTGGCTTTCCTAAAAAAGTTGAAAAATTATGAAAAAATAAAGCAAAACTTACTGGCTTACCTTTGTATTCACCTATAATAACTTCAGCTGCTTTTTTTACAAATAAAGAATCATATAATATTTCCTCAGTTGCAACTACTTCATCTAAAAGTTTCTCGTATTCTGCAAGTTCTTTTATAAACCCTAGTATTAATGGCACATCTTTTTCATTAGCAAATCGAAGATTAAATTCTTTTGTAATTGACTCCATTCCTTATTCCTCCCAATAGTCTTTGCTCAATTATATCACAACTTTATTTTACAAAAAAACCTTTAATTTGTCCGTAGATTTTCAAACTTTTATTGTATATAATAATAATTAGAATATATAGTTCAGCAACTCCCATAAAATTTTTATTATTATTTTTAGTAAAATTAAAAGAAATTGTTGATAACGAACATGTGTTTGTATATAATAATACTATGGAAGGTGAAGATCATGAAAGTTATCAACAGATCAATTGATGTCATTACTTGGACAAAAGATGACGGATCTATATATCCGTTTAAATTTCGAATTACAGAAGATAGTGATGAACGACACACTTACAATATAGATAAAATTCTAACCATAGATGAAGACAAAATACTTGGGAAACCTATTTATAAATATACCTGTCTTATTCAGATGAGTAATATACAAAAGATTTGTGAGATTAGATACCATAAAGATACGATGAAATGGTCATTATTCAAAGTATAGCAGGAATCGATACTTCGCTAGATCATTTTTACATGTAATGTATTGAAATTTACTACACCATACTAGTGATTTAGCTCAAGAAAGGTGATATTATGATCGGTGAACAACTTAAGCACCTGCGTATGGAGCATAAAAAAACCCAACAAGAAGTTGCTGACTTGTTAGGGATAAGGTGTAAAGCATATGCTCAATATGAATCCAATGAACTACAACTAAGCTTTAATCAATTAGTTGAAGTAGCAGATTTATACCATGTTACAATGGATTATTTATTAGATCGTACACATATCAAATACTCAGATGATCCATATGATGAAAAGTTACTTATATTATATCAACAATTGAAAGAACGCCCTCTTTTAAACAAACTATTAGATATTGCCCTTATCGCCACTGATGATGAATTGACTGAAGCCTACAACCAGATAAAGTTTAAAAAATTAGGATAAAGTTAATGAACAAAGTAAAAGGAGATAGATGATCATCTATCTCCTTTTACTTTGCCGTATCATGTTTACAGGTTAATTATGTGTACTTATCCTAAGCTTTTAATATGTACTTTTCCTTTTACTCACCTCTAATTAGCTTTGCCAGCTTTCCTATTCGGTAACATTATATGTTCCATAAGGTTCATGAATCCTTACATAACAGTATAAATAATAGGAAATCAGGTAAAATGGCCTAAATGGATGTAATAATTAGAGATTTACTAGTTATTTACTTGATGTGCTTTCCAGTTATCATTATAAACTAACAATTTGTTAATGTCAATCACTAAAGTTAACTTATCGTTAACTTAATTGATAAAGCCAATTTGTTAGTGATAAACTAGACAAGAGGTGTTAAAATGTTGAATAAAAGGTTGAAGGAACTACGTATTCAAAGATCGTTGACTCAAAAAGAAATAGCAAATATATTTAATATGTCAAATGCGCGATATAATCAATATGAAACTGGTAAAAGAACACCCGACTATGAAACACTGAATACATTTGCAGATTATTATAATGTTTCTGTTGACTACTTATTAGGTCGAACACGTTTAAGCAATTACGAATATGTTTATGAACCAAGATTTTTAGAACTATTAAAAGAACTTCAGAACCGCAGTGTATTGCAAAATTTATTGTTGGCTGCTTGTGAAGCTAGTGATGATGAAATTCTTAAAATCCATGAATACATTGAATTTATTCTGTATCAAAACGCAAAAAAATCTTAGATTAAATCAACAAATTCTTTTTACAGAATATTAGTACATACTTTCAGCAAATACATATTATTAATTAATATATACATATTACTTATGCAGTTATAGGTATCAGGTGGAGCTTTTTGCTCCACCTGTATCATATAGAAAAGTTCCGCTACTTCTTCCTTTAGAAGTTTTTTCTTTCGAAAATATTCTTAGTATTCATTAAAGGTTCTGTTTAGAAAGTAAGCCAACTTTCTTTCAAGTCACTTTTTTCATATACTATACCAATCACACTTGTAGGAGCTCATCATGATTAGAAATAAAGTTAATACCTTAAGAAATTTAATTGTGGGAGTTAATACCTCAATTCCCCTAATTTCAGGCCAGAGTGTAAGAGCTATAAATTTTGATAATGCAGCAACAACCCCTCCGTTCAAAAGCGTTATGAATGCTGTCAACAATTTCTCACCATGGTATTCCTCCATCCATAGGGGGGCAGGGTATAAATCTGTCATATCATCAGTTCGTTACGAACAAGCTAGAAAAACAATTGGTGAATTTGTTGGTGCTGATCCAGATCTAGACGCCATTATCTTTGTTAAAAATACAACTGAAGCTCTTAATAAACTGTCCTATCGACTTTATGAGCAATGCTCAGATTGTGTTATTCTATCCACTTTAATGGAGCACCATTCTAATGATCTACCTTGGCGTGAAAATTATCATATTGACTACATTGCCATTGATGAGTTAGGTCGCTTATCTTTAGAAGATCTTGAGATGAAACTAAAATGCTACAGTGGTCGAGTTAAATTGGTTACAATAACCGGTGCCAGTAATGTTACAGGTCATATCAACCCCATTAATGAAATTGCTGATTTAACCCATCGTTATGGTGCTAAGTTACTAGTAGATGGAGCTCAACTTGTTCCGCATGCTGAAGTAAACATGAAAAGTCATTCAGATATAGAGCACATTGATTTTCTCGTTTTTTCTGCTCATAAAATGTATGCGCCTTTTGGTTCTGGTGTATTAATTGGACCAAGAAATTACTTTGAAAAGGGTAGTCCTGACCTTAAAGGTGGCGGAACTGTCAAAATTGTGACAAAAGATATTGTTCTTTGGGATGATCCTCCACATAAGGATGAAGCAGGAACTCCAAATCTGATGGGTGTAATCGCTTTAGACGCTGCTATCAAAACTCTCAAAAAGATTGGTATGAAAAAGATTGAAGATTATGAACGCTACTTGACACAATACGCTCTTAAGAGATTAATCAAACTAGAAGATATAGAAATCTACGGGGACTATATTCAATCAGAAAATAAAGTAAGTATTATTACCTTTAATATTAAAGGTATCCCACACGATATTGTAGCTAATTATTTATCCTTGGAATGCGGTATTGCCGTAAGGAATGGATGCTTTTGTGCCCAACCATATGTTCAGAAGTTACTTCATGTAACAACAAATGAAATAATGAATCATATAAAAAATCCAAATAAACCTCATCCAGGTATGGTAAGGATGAGCTTCGGTCTCTATAATACCATTGACGAGATTGATGACATGATCAATGCCCTAGAAGAATTAATTACACATAGATCCTATTATTTAGAAAAGTATGAACATCTTATGGATAGTATATCATCTCGAACATTTAATCCTC from Vallitalea okinawensis includes:
- a CDS encoding Gfo/Idh/MocA family protein, which translates into the protein MKMKIGVLGVSGHFFLRCCLPLQHSNQIEVYAIASRNKEKAKKASKEWNIPVFYDSYDQLLQDKKIEAVYIPLPNHMHAEWIKKCADAGKHIICEKPLALDADEAKVVAAYVKERNVKLMEAFMYRFHPKWNRAKEIVKTGGIGRVTAIHSIFTYNNKDSKNIRNIKAYGGGALYDIGCYAISTARYLLDEEPRKVIALAEEDQEFSTDVLTSGILDFGTARCLFTVGTQTSNQQEVTIYGTGGKITVTIPFNDFPDVKGNIIVETGLGKRKVEFDPVDQYRLEFEAFASAIKNDSNVPITPEESIKNIHVMDAVRESYETGKWIKL
- a CDS encoding helix-turn-helix domain-containing protein — encoded protein: MIGEQLKHLRMEHKKTQQEVADLLGIRCKAYAQYESNELQLSFNQLVEVADLYHVTMDYLLDRTHIKYSDDPYDEKLLILYQQLKERPLLNKLLDIALIATDDELTEAYNQIKFKKLG
- a CDS encoding aminotransferase class V-fold PLP-dependent enzyme yields the protein MIRNKVNTLRNLIVGVNTSIPLISGQSVRAINFDNAATTPPFKSVMNAVNNFSPWYSSIHRGAGYKSVISSVRYEQARKTIGEFVGADPDLDAIIFVKNTTEALNKLSYRLYEQCSDCVILSTLMEHHSNDLPWRENYHIDYIAIDELGRLSLEDLEMKLKCYSGRVKLVTITGASNVTGHINPINEIADLTHRYGAKLLVDGAQLVPHAEVNMKSHSDIEHIDFLVFSAHKMYAPFGSGVLIGPRNYFEKGSPDLKGGGTVKIVTKDIVLWDDPPHKDEAGTPNLMGVIALDAAIKTLKKIGMKKIEDYERYLTQYALKRLIKLEDIEIYGDYIQSENKVSIITFNIKGIPHDIVANYLSLECGIAVRNGCFCAQPYVQKLLHVTTNEIMNHIKNPNKPHPGMVRMSFGLYNTIDEIDDMINALEELITHRSYYLEKYEHLMDSISSRTFNPLKDGD
- a CDS encoding helix-turn-helix domain-containing protein, with the protein product MLNKRLKELRIQRSLTQKEIANIFNMSNARYNQYETGKRTPDYETLNTFADYYNVSVDYLLGRTRLSNYEYVYEPRFLELLKELQNRSVLQNLLLAACEASDDEILKIHEYIEFILYQNAKKS
- a CDS encoding GNAT family N-acetyltransferase → MESITKEFNLRFANEKDVPLILGFIKELAEYEKLLDEVVATEEILYDSLFVKKAAEVIIGEYKGKPVSFALFFHNFSTFLGKPGIYLEDLYVKPEMRGKGIGKEMLSYLARLAKERDCGRLEWWCLNWNTSSVEFYYGIGAEAMDEWTVFRVCDDALDELANH